The Chloroherpetonaceae bacterium genome window below encodes:
- a CDS encoding KamA family radical SAM protein produces MPAHQSLLDLQPSLTKSSQLSINQESKEKVRKRKKDANESISNKFEQKLPSPPALDDDEDIRWKHLLHNSIETPEEVHEKWGEDIEVMKELQNEFNIRINPYYASLIQEKNDPIYLQVIPSKNELIKGCCVDDPLNEERDSPVQSITHRYPDRVLFLVAHECAIYCRFCTRKRKVSDSSKISLKYLESGINYIREHKEIRDIVLSGGDPLTLSDRRIEYILSSLREIPHVEIIRIGTKIPCVLPQRITKKLCSIIKKYHPVYVNTHFNHPRELTAEAKQACERLADAGVPVGNQCVLLKGVNDNVETMRTLMKGLLKMRVRPYYIYQADIVKGTEHFRTKVEKGLEIIQGLRGHISGLAIPHYVIDSPGGGGKIPLLPHYIEKLSDKEVVMKNFKGETYTYPQVQEESLEQIAIDNGFTVGAEIQDYF; encoded by the coding sequence ATGCCGGCACATCAGTCACTATTAGACTTGCAACCATCTTTAACAAAGAGTTCTCAACTTTCAATAAATCAGGAATCCAAAGAGAAAGTTAGAAAACGAAAAAAAGATGCGAATGAATCTATTTCTAATAAGTTTGAACAAAAACTTCCGTCACCTCCGGCTCTTGATGACGATGAGGACATTCGTTGGAAGCATCTTCTTCATAATAGTATTGAAACACCCGAGGAAGTTCACGAAAAGTGGGGTGAAGACATAGAGGTGATGAAAGAATTACAAAATGAATTCAACATCCGCATTAACCCTTACTACGCTTCTTTAATTCAAGAAAAGAATGATCCGATTTACTTGCAAGTTATTCCAAGCAAAAATGAATTGATTAAGGGTTGCTGTGTTGATGACCCGCTTAATGAAGAAAGAGATTCACCTGTTCAAAGTATTACTCATCGTTACCCAGATCGCGTACTTTTTTTAGTTGCTCATGAATGTGCAATCTATTGCCGTTTTTGTACACGCAAACGAAAAGTAAGTGACTCCTCTAAAATCAGCCTAAAGTATCTTGAATCTGGCATTAATTACATTCGGGAACATAAAGAAATACGAGATATCGTACTTTCAGGTGGTGATCCTTTAACTCTTTCAGACCGGAGAATTGAATACATCCTTTCTTCTTTAAGAGAAATTCCACATGTAGAAATCATCCGCATTGGAACCAAAATCCCTTGTGTGCTCCCACAACGCATTACAAAAAAACTTTGCAGTATTATTAAAAAATATCATCCAGTATATGTGAATACTCACTTTAATCATCCGAGAGAACTGACAGCTGAAGCGAAACAAGCTTGTGAACGTCTTGCAGATGCAGGGGTTCCTGTTGGAAATCAGTGTGTCCTTCTTAAAGGAGTTAATGATAATGTGGAAACGATGCGTACTCTCATGAAAGGACTCTTGAAAATGCGAGTCAGACCATATTATATCTATCAAGCAGATATCGTAAAAGGAACAGAACATTTCCGAACAAAAGTTGAAAAAGGTCTTGAAATCATTCAAGGGCTTAGAGGGCATATTTCAGGTTTAGCGATTCCGCATTATGTCATTGATTCTCCCGGTGGTGGTGGCAAAATTCCTTTACTTCCTCACTACATTGAAAAATTAAGTGATAAAGAAGTTGTTATGAAAAACTTTAAAGGCGAAACTTACACCTATCCTCAAGTTCAAGAAGAGTCACTTGAACAAATTGCAATTGACAACGGATTTACGGTTGGTGCAGAAATTCAAGACTATTTTTGA
- a CDS encoding WecB/TagA/CpsF family glycosyltransferase encodes MDNLTMSETIELIDEAIKINKSIQHVVVNAAKVVEINKNPSLKKIVDECDIVNIDGQAVVWASRFLGFPVKERVAGIDLMEKLIEMASEKNYGVYFLGAKQEILEKVVDVYKAKYKNIKISGLRNGYFKEDEELDIAKEIAKSQTKILLVAISSPKKEFFLNKYKSVMGVPFVMGVGGSFDVVAGYVKRAPLWMQNFGLEWLFRFLQEPKRMWKRYIIGNSEFIWIVIKEKVFQKILRKK; translated from the coding sequence ATGGATAATCTCACGATGAGCGAAACAATTGAATTAATTGATGAAGCCATCAAGATCAACAAATCAATTCAGCATGTTGTTGTGAATGCAGCCAAGGTCGTTGAAATCAATAAGAACCCCTCTTTGAAGAAGATCGTTGATGAGTGTGATATTGTTAATATCGATGGTCAAGCGGTCGTATGGGCATCTCGTTTTTTAGGATTTCCAGTGAAGGAAAGAGTTGCGGGGATTGATTTAATGGAAAAACTGATTGAAATGGCCTCTGAAAAAAATTATGGGGTTTATTTTTTAGGTGCAAAGCAAGAAATTCTGGAAAAAGTAGTCGATGTCTATAAAGCAAAATACAAAAATATTAAGATTTCTGGGTTGAGAAATGGTTATTTCAAAGAAGATGAGGAGTTAGATATTGCAAAAGAAATTGCAAAATCCCAAACAAAAATCTTACTTGTTGCAATTAGTTCTCCTAAAAAGGAATTTTTTCTTAATAAGTATAAGTCTGTAATGGGTGTTCCGTTTGTAATGGGTGTTGGAGGCAGTTTTGATGTGGTAGCTGGGTACGTTAAAAGAGCTCCCCTTTGGATGCAAAATTTCGGTTTAGAATGGCTATTTCGCTTTTTGCAAGAGCCAAAAAGAATGTGGAAGAGATATATTATAGGTAACTCTGAATTTATTTGGATTGTAATTAAGGAGAAAGTATTTCAAAAAATATTAAGAAAGAAATAA
- a CDS encoding sugar transferase, translating to MSSLRVPLHKIILAIGDYSVILLSIWIAIQLRLPERNLSPESINFFALQSILLICLSFSWIIIFQSQNLYKINWFLSTAQQFVAIFKSVGYGILGIVMLSFIVKGNYVLDSRLITAYLALVLFVLLVVWRIFVFRSLYIYLSRHSIGGRNILIVGAGRRGTKLAREIISLNRYGLNVVGFLDDKIPTDKIILDNRKVLGSIKDLRKVIEEIKIDEIIIAMSNVTHSRLHDIMDFCKSTGIATKLSSALYEIVPTKVDVEFYGNNVVIDLSSGFDRVQGFYKRSVDIFLSLISILIITPFLIIISIAIKLDSRGPIFYRQKRVGKDGKLFWCYKFRSMHIDADERKKELEAFNEVSGPIFKMKNDPRVTRVGKFIRRLSVDEVPQILNVLMGDMSFVGPRPCTPDELQKYEDWHKRRLSVPQGITGLWQVSGRSNLSFVDMVILDLYYVENASVIMDFNIILRTLPAVIFGKGAY from the coding sequence ATGTCGTCTTTGAGAGTACCGTTACACAAAATCATTTTGGCAATTGGGGACTACAGTGTTATTCTACTTTCTATTTGGATAGCAATACAACTTAGGTTGCCCGAAAGAAATCTTTCCCCTGAAAGCATTAATTTTTTTGCCCTTCAATCGATTCTTTTGATATGCCTCTCATTTTCTTGGATTATCATCTTTCAATCTCAAAATCTTTATAAAATCAACTGGTTCCTTTCCACAGCTCAACAGTTTGTGGCAATCTTTAAGAGTGTAGGTTATGGGATTTTAGGAATTGTGATGCTTTCCTTTATTGTGAAGGGAAACTATGTTTTGGATAGTCGTTTAATAACGGCGTATCTCGCATTAGTTTTATTTGTATTGCTCGTTGTTTGGAGGATATTTGTTTTCAGATCACTTTACATTTATCTCTCAAGGCATTCTATTGGAGGCAGAAATATCTTAATTGTAGGCGCGGGGAGAAGAGGTACAAAACTGGCTCGTGAGATTATCTCTTTAAACCGATACGGATTAAATGTGGTTGGCTTTTTGGATGATAAAATTCCAACAGATAAAATTATTCTCGACAACAGAAAAGTTCTTGGCAGCATTAAGGATTTGAGAAAAGTGATTGAAGAAATCAAGATTGACGAGATTATCATTGCAATGAGCAATGTAACTCACTCAAGATTACATGACATAATGGATTTTTGTAAATCAACAGGAATAGCAACTAAACTTTCTTCTGCACTTTACGAAATCGTTCCAACGAAAGTGGATGTTGAGTTTTATGGCAATAATGTTGTAATTGACCTCTCATCAGGATTTGACCGAGTTCAAGGGTTTTATAAACGATCTGTGGATATTTTTCTCTCGTTGATTTCAATTCTAATCATAACCCCATTTCTGATTATTATTTCAATTGCTATAAAACTTGACTCAAGAGGTCCGATTTTTTATCGTCAAAAAAGAGTTGGTAAAGACGGTAAACTCTTTTGGTGTTACAAGTTTAGATCGATGCATATTGACGCTGATGAAAGAAAAAAAGAGTTAGAAGCATTTAATGAGGTATCCGGGCCAATTTTTAAGATGAAAAATGATCCAAGAGTAACGAGAGTTGGCAAATTTATTCGAAGGCTTTCTGTAGATGAAGTCCCTCAAATTTTGAATGTTCTAATGGGAGATATGTCATTTGTTGGACCTCGGCCCTGTACGCCCGATGAATTGCAAAAGTATGAAGACTGGCATAAACGAAGACTTTCCGTGCCGCAAGGAATTACAGGTTTATGGCAAGTCAGTGGAAGGAGTAATTTAAGTTTTGTCGATATGGTGATTTTAGACCTCTACTATGTTGAGAATGCTTCCGTAATAATGGATTTCAACATCATTTTGAGAACTCTCCCAGCAGTAATTTTTGGTAAAGGTGCATACTGA
- the ybeY gene encoding rRNA maturation RNase YbeY translates to MITISNTTKQKIPKRLISLAIEETIEGEKHSISDISAVYCGDKFIKKINEKYLSHHYATDTISFRLNKGTLVEGEFYISLDTVRQNAIRFYSSYKQELIRVTIHSCLHLVGYKDNTKDEKALMFKKENKYISKVITLL, encoded by the coding sequence ATGATTACGATCTCAAATACAACAAAACAAAAAATCCCGAAAAGACTAATATCGTTAGCCATTGAAGAAACTATTGAAGGAGAGAAACATTCAATTAGTGATATTTCAGCTGTGTATTGTGGAGATAAGTTTATCAAAAAGATAAACGAAAAGTATTTATCTCATCATTACGCCACGGATACAATCTCCTTTCGTCTCAATAAAGGAACATTAGTAGAAGGCGAGTTCTATATTTCACTTGATACTGTTCGGCAAAACGCAATCCGGTTTTACTCGTCCTATAAACAAGAATTGATTCGTGTCACGATTCATTCCTGTCTTCATCTCGTTGGTTATAAAGACAACACAAAAGATGAAAAGGCATTGATGTTTAAAAAAGAAAACAAGTACATTTCAAAAGTCATTACCCTATTATGA